TTCATATCATCCCCAACACCAGAAGCCCTCAACAAACCACTGGTGGGAGTCGGTGtgtaaataccccagctccctcactcCCAGGTGGAGTATCTCCAAGGTGCGTGTTCTACCCTGATTCCTAGAGCTTTGGGTGGGAATCAGCTCCAGTCCCCACAGGGGTAGCTAGGTTGAAACCATACCCTTTACTGGCtgccttcccctccttccccttgcCATCTCACTTCCCTACTTCTCTACTAGTGTTTCCcacaatcacctcccaaatatacTGCCTGCCCTTTGCGTCCTTGTTGCAGGGTCCGCTCCTGGGGCAGAGACAGGCTGGCTGCCTTCCCTGAAGCCAGCAGCACAGCCTGGCTGCTCCTTCCAGTCGGGTTCAGATCCACCCCTCCTCACCTTCTCCTGCTCTGGACTTGCTCCAGCTCTCCTTCAGACAGCGGGTGATGACAGTATTCCTTGAGTCCTGTCCCCGGCTCCCTCTGTTCCCGTCCATCCCACACGTTATGCAGGAACCCAGGATTCTCTCAGGCCCATGGGAAATCCCAGAAACACAGCTCCCTCACAGCTGCCTAAGGGGGAGCCTGAAGCTGTCACCGACCTGTCTGAACCCGTGGCCCATGCTGAGTCTGGAGCAGTTCAATTCCAGCGAGAAACGTGGCCACTGGAGTGGTCAGAAAGTCCATTCAAAaccagcaaaaataaaatttaattggaCTCAAGTCAGGGCAGTCGGTCCTTCCTCAGGACTGGCTGCCAGCAGTCCCTGACGAAAGCACCCTGTTCTCTCCACGGACAGCTGGTTCCAGAAGGACCCCCTGAGGCTGGTCTCCCGGGTAGGATGCACTGTGGGAGGGTTCTGTTTCCAAGGAGGGGAAGCGCAACACAGCATGCAAGGACGGGCAATGACTTCCAGGCGGCAccccctgctcttcctcctcagTCCCTGCCGGGCTCCGACTCCTGAGTCAGGCAGGAGCTTCTTCAGGCCCCTGGCTCAGGAAGAGCCACAGCCACCCTAAAATGGCTTCGGGGGCAAGCAGCCCTCCATCTCCAGCAGCTCTGGCCATCCCTCATATTTGTTTGTGTCTGGGCTGTTCTTTAAGAACTAGAGAGAGATCAGACAGAGAAATATAGGCATTGAGTGAGGCCGTTTAGAACTCATGCCCGCATGGGCACTGTGCTCTAAACCTAAATGGGGGTGCGGGATGTTATTAACCCAcctcacagatggggaaactgaggctcagagaggggatgcaacttgctcaaggtctcAGAGATGGGATCAGAGCCCAGTTACTGCTCTCACGCCCTGAAGGGTGACCAGTTGTTGGAGAGATCTAGTCCCTCCCCTCAAATTCTCTATGCCCCTCTAGGATACGtcaaataacaataatgatagcaacaataaaaagaagactCCTAGCTCGTCTTGAGTGCTTGCTGTATGCCAGGTGCTGTTCTGCAGTGCCTTATGTATTTAATCTGCACAGTGGCCCTAGGGAGTGTGCACTGTTTACATCCCATTccacagatggggaagctgaggcacagagggtCACTGCCCATAGTCACtggctggtaagtggcagaaccaccacataatattaattaatactaataataaggggtggggcgcagtggctcacacctatcatcccagtactttgggagggtaaggaaggagggtcacttgaggctaggagttcaagaccattctgggcaacatgggaaaccctgtctccagaaaacataaaaaaattggctgggtgtggtggcacatgcctgtggtcccagctactcgggaggcggaggtgggaggatcgcatgagcccaggaggtcgaggctgcggtgagccgagattgtgccagtgtactccagcctgagtgacagagggagaccctgtctcaaaaaatatatatatactagtaATAAGTATGTAAGAAGAATAAAATCACTTAGGATTGTGTCTAAAATGCTCAGGCTtagtttatgaaagaaaaaaatataaatggcaACATTTGCTGTTGGAATCATTGTGGCTGACTCTCAGGAATTAAAAAAGAGATTCTAGATGCTACCTGTCTAAAACCCAGGTTCCCAAATGTGGGGACAAAGAACAGACTGGCTTAGTCCCATCAGGGTGCTAGGTTCATTTTTGGGTGTCAGGTCCCAGCCAGCTGGTTGCAGGTGGGTGAAGCTGGTGCTGGGCTTCCTGTACTCCCATGCTTCCTCTGTCTTGCCGGTTCCTCTGTGTCTGGAGCCCATGCTTCAGGGCAGAACAGCGCCACCTTGCCCATGCAGCCTCAGGCCTCTTGCTAGGGCCCTGCTGCAGCACCCCCACAGGACATTCAGGAACCACACCACCCCCGGCCCCTGCCCACTGGCCTCCTGAGTTCTTCACTGTGTTCAGGCAATTTCTAGTTACCTGAATACATCCTCTTAGAAACACATGCATACAGACCAAGGCCACATTTTctagcttaagaaaaaaatcacaatcgtGGTGCCCTTCCTAGAGCTCAGCACATGGTTCCCTGCACCTGCCCGCTCTGGTGTCTCTTGTCTGATGATGGCATTGGCCTCTTCCCTGCCTTCTGACTTCCCTCCCCGTATTCTCCATGCCCAGCCAGGGAGGCTGAAGGGATGAGGACAGGCATCCTGCTCCTTTCCCCAGGCTCCCCTTCCCTGTCACACAGCttcatatttccatttctttctccttccttcatgCCTCACTTCCCCATtatccttcttttctccttttccctgtTCCTTTTCTGGTACTTACCTGTATACTTGCGTATTTATATATGACCCAGCTTTTGCGAAATGGCCAAGGCGGCTTCCTGGCCAATCAGACCACCCTGCCCTTTGGAGTGAATGACAACCAAGGGCCTCTCCCCACACAATCCTCCCAATTTTAAGGCCCTTGGGAGGTGACTGGGTGACTGTCCTTCCTACCACCACCCAGCTCCTCGTCCATCCTTCATAGGGCCGGGTTGTGGCCCAGAACCCACCTGCTCAAAGGGGCTTTTACCCCTGAAGTCTTTGGCTCCTATGAAGACCCAGCTGTCCCGGAAGCCCAGTTGTTTTGCGTAGGAACTCCCCAAGTCAGAGAAGAGTTTCCTGGTTTCATCATCCATTCTGCAGAGGACCAGAGAGGATGGTCAGGATGCAGGGGTGGGTCAAAGGGGCATAAGATGGTGGGATTCCCATGGGGCAAGGTTCCTACCCTTCTCCCCATTCAGCATCTGCCCTGGGGGTGCCTAGAGAACGTGGCTGCACTTAGGAAGGACAGGGTAAAGGGCTTCAAGACTTCCTCTCTAGAAGGGCCTCAGATGGGGCTGGAGATGTGTTAAAACAGTACTGCTCTGTTTACAAACACAATACacattcatttggaaaatatggaagatcacaaagaagtaacTAAGAAATACAGTCTCACCCCTTCTCCCCTTGGTGTGATCAGTGTATATATTTCCATATAGTGGTTTTTGCCCCTTACTTAGCACTAGAGGGTGGGCAATTTTCCATGTCCTTAAATACTTTCTGCAGCATCATTTTTGATGCAGTCTATCTTCATTTGTGCATATATCATATCCTATGTCACCGTATGTCATAGTTTCTGTGGCCGGTCAGCTGTTACTATTGGACAGGGAGAGGGTTTCCAGTTTTCCACTGTGGTAATGAAGACTGTGATCAACCTCCTAGAACATCGCTTTGCATACTTGTCTGATAATTTCCTCAAGATAAGTTGCCAGAAAATGGAGCTGGCAAAACAGCAGAAAAGGGTATGCAGCGTTTGAAGGTATTCAGCTTGCATCAGTGGGTGGCCTGGCAGGTAGAGTTTTCTACTTACTTGGTTCCCGGGTCGTCGTAGGAGGCCACCAGCACAAGTGCACCCCCCGGaatttctttaaggaatttcaCTAGGTGCTTAACATctgggggaggaaggaaaaggtgCTGGTGATTTAGGGGAAATGAGCCCTGGTCATTCTCATGTTTCTCTGCTGCCCTATGATGCAGGAGCCAGCTAGGCCCGGTGGACACTGGGCTGAGCTCAGAAGCCAGGAGGAGGAGCATCCCAGGTGGAGCTCCCTGTAGCCCTTGTCCTAGGGGAGGGCAGAGTGAGCAGAGTGAGGGGAACTCATCCAGGTGATGTGGGGTGGCTTCTGGACATTGGAGTTTAGAAATTCCCCATGTGACTCTGACTTGCAGCTGAGGATGAGCACCATTGGTAGAAGGGCCCTTATGTGCCTACCCCTCAGGGGACCAAGTGTCATCATCTCTCAGATGCTCCAGGCCCTTTGCATACCCCAGACCCCATTCTATACTGGACAATGCCCAGATTATCTGTGCTGACTTTAGATGGTATAGTACGTGGCCTCAGACAACTGAGACCCCTGGGAGAGAACTTGAGTCTACTATTAATACAACTCTCTTTCTGTGTCAAGGAGcaagtctctgtgtgtgtctttaatgcCTTCTTAACTTGCCAAGCTCTCTAACAGAGAGCAGCTCTAGGCTTAGCACCTGGGGGAGGCATCAGCATCCAGCTCACTGTGAAGAGGCTGATTTGTTTCCATTGtgattattaccattattattattttgacacagagtttcgctcttgttgcccaggctggagtgcaaaggcgtgctctctgctcaccgcaacctctgcctcctgggttcaagtgattctcctgcctcagcctgccgagtagctggaattacaggtatgcaccaccatgcccggctaattatgtgtttttagtagaactggagtttctccatgttggtcatgcttgTTTcggactcccaacctcaggtgatctgcccgtctcggcctcccaaagtgctgggattacaggcatgaaccaccatccCAGGGCCCTCcattgtgattatttttatgGTCACCTTTCCTGCATAACAAGTAATAATAGCTTTCTACTTAAGGCAGTAATATAGTTTCCTTTTAAGATATATTTacttaggtaaaaaaaaaagtgatccaatttaaagtaaaatactaATAATGCAGATGTTATTCTAGATATGGTGCAACTCGAGGGGGCTCAAGTTTGGCAACAAGCAGCCTAGTGGTTAAAGCAGAGACTATATCTGTCAAATGAGGATGAGTAATAGCCCTGCTCATAGCATCTTTATAAAGTGCAAATGTGACAATAACTTTGGGCATACAGTAAGCGTACTCTAATGGAACCAAAAATTATTAGCAGGATTGGCTGCATAATTTGCAGGATCCAGTACAGACTGAAAATGCAGGgccttttaataaaaaattattcagtatTTCAAGACCACTATGGCAGGCATCAAGCCAAGTGTGAGATTCTTCCAAGCACGGGCCCCGTGTGACTGCCCTGTCCCCAGGTCACAGGCCCACAAAGCTGGCCTTGATTGTTAGTATTCCAGTGCAGACCCCTAGGACCTTGGGGAAGAAGCCATTCTCCCAACTAAGGCCAGCTGCCAGCCAGCTCAGTGACAGGTTTCCGGTCAACCACCACAGTCGCTCTTCTAAAGAAATGGCCCT
The sequence above is drawn from the Rhinopithecus roxellana isolate Shanxi Qingling chromosome 1, ASM756505v1, whole genome shotgun sequence genome and encodes:
- the FAM3D gene encoding protein FAM3D isoform X5, with product MRVSASSTKETQVVKYKCGLIKPCPANYFAFKICSGAANVVGPSMCFEDHMIMSPVKNNVGRGLNIALVNGTTGAVLGQRAFDMYSGDVKHLVKFLKEIPGGALVLVASYDDPGTKMDDETRKLFSDLGSSYAKQLGFRDSWVFIGAKDFRGKSPFEQFLKNSPDTNKYEGWPELLEMEGCLPPKPF